The Magnetococcales bacterium region TCCCTGGTGTTTCTGGATACCCCGGGACACTCCCTGAACCATTTGTGCGTGCTGGATACCCGTTCCAACGGACTGTTCACCGGGGATGCCTTCGGGCTTTCCTATCGGGTCTTCGATGGGGGGATCCGGCCTTTGATCGTGCCCGCCACCACCCCCACCCAGTTCGACATCGACCAGTCCCGGGCCACGGTGCGCCGTCTGGCCGCCTTGCAACCCGACTGGCTCTATTTGACCCACTTCGGACCGTTGCGGTTCGAGTCCGGCTTGGCCGACGATCTGGATGCCCAGTTGGCCGGGTATCAACAGGTGGCGGAACAGGAAGGGGCGGATCTGTCGATTCCCGCCTTGACCGCCGCCCTGGCGGAACTTACCAAGGCCCATGGCCGGCGGATCGGCATGCCGGAGGTGCCGGACTGGGAGATGTTCGCCATGGATCTGAACCTGAACGCCCAGGGGTTGGCGATCTGGCGGGAACGGGCGTTGCGGCGGGCGGCGGGGTGATGGAGCTGACCTCCGGGGCCCGTGTGGCTGTGATCGGCGGCGGGCCTGCCGGTTCCCTGAGTGCCTATTTCTTGCTGGATCTGGCCCGGCAGACCGGCCTGACGTTGCAGGTGGATCTGTTCGAGCCGAGGGATTTCAACCAGACCGGTCCTCCGGGCTGCAACATGTGCGGCGGGGTGATCTCCGAGTCCCTTATGCAGAAAATGGCCGCCGAGGGGATCACCCTGCCCAAGGAACTGCTGCTCGACGCCATCGATTCGTATGTGTTGCATACCGATTCCGGCGCGGCGGCCATCCGGCCTTTGCAAGAGGAGATGCGCATCGCCTCGATTTTTCGGGGGGCCGGTCCCCAGGGGGCGGAAAGCCAAAGCCCTTTGCCCTGGAGCAGTTTCGATCAACACCTGATGCAACTGGCCCAGGGGCTGGGCGCCCGTCATGTGGCCCGCAGGGTGCGTCAACTGGTCCGGGACTCGGAGGGCAGGCTGGAGGTCCATCTGCAACCGGCCAAAGGAGAGTCGGATGAGCCGGAAGGGCCGTATGGGGTGTATGATTTCCTGATCGGCTGCGTGGGGTTGAACGGAGCCGGGGTGCGGCTTTTCGAGGAGCTGGACTTTGGCTATCAGCCTCCCAAAACCGATCGGGCCTGGGTGGCGGAGTTCTATATGGGGGCCGAAGAGGTCCGCCGGCGGCTTGGCCACGCCATGCACATCTTTTTGCTGGATATCCCTGGCATGAAATTCGCTGCCATGACCCCCAAGGGCCATTATGCCACGTTTATCATTCTGGGGGACGATGTCAACGAGGAGGTGGCCAGACATGTCTGCCTCTCCCCCCATGTCCGGGAGCTGTTTCCCGAAGGGTGGGAGACTCCGGTGCGTCCCTGCCGGTGTCAGCCCCGGATCAACATCGGGCCGCCGGTCCATCCGTTCGGCGACCGGGTGGTGCTGGTGGGGGACTGCGCCAGCTCCCGTCTCTACAAGGACGGCATCGGCGCCGCCTATCGCATGGCCAAGGTGTGCGCCCTGACCGCCGTGACCCGGGGCATCTCCGCCGAGGATTTCCGGCAGGGCTACTGGCCCGCCTGTCAGGAGATGGACCGGGACAATCGTTTGGGCCATATGCTGTTTTCCATGGATGGCTTGATGCGTCATCTGTCGTTTTTCCGCTGGGCCATGGTGACGGTCATCCGGGAGGAGCAGTCCCGGACCGACGATCCCCGCCGGTTGAGTTCCGCCATGTGGGACACCTTCACCGGCAGCGCCAGTTATCGCCACATTTTCCGGCGCGCATTTCATCCGCTGGTTTTGTGGCGTCTGTGCGTGGCCATGCTGCGCTCGTTGCTGCCCGCTGGCCGGGAGCGTTGACGGACGCTTGGGTTGTTTGGATGGCAAAGGAGACCTTCCATGTTGTTCGACTCGGAAAAACCCTCCCTGGGCCGGGAGTTCGCGGACGGAGAGGTGATCTTGCGGGAAGGGGATGTCGGGGATTGCCTGTATGTGATTCTGGAAGGTCAGGCGGAGGTGGTGGTGGATGACGGGGGCGAGGAGCCTTTGCGTCTGGCGGTATTGGAAAAGGATGGCTTTTTTGGCGAGATGTCCCTGTTTTCCGATTATCCCCGGGTGGCTACGGTGCGGGCTTTGGGACCGGTGCGGGTGATGACCGTGGACAAACGGGGATTGTTGCGCTGGTTGGGGGATGATCCCACCTTGAGCCTGCGCATTTTGTTGAAAATGGTCGAACGCATTCGTCTGCTGGTGTCCGAGGTGATCCGGTTGCGCAAGGCGTTGCGCGAGCGCGGGGATGGTTGATCCATGCTCAGGAATTTGATTTTTTTTGTGCTGTTCCGGCCCGAGGGACTGTTCACCCGTCTGCGGGCTTATGATCTGTTCCGATGGGCCTTTGTGCTGCAACTGGTCCGCTGGGAATCCACGGCCTTGACCACCATGGTCACCTTGTATCACGAACGCAGCGCCATGTTGCTTCCGGTGCCTTTTGGCATCGATCCAGTGATTTATCGTTTTGTCGAAATTTTCGCCTATGGTCCCTACGGATTGCTCATGATCACGATCATGGCGTATGTGATTTGGGTTCACGGGGCGCCGTATGCCACCATCAGTCCTTTGACTATGCGCAAGGCATGGACTTTGCTCGGTTTTTGTTTCTTTGGTCCCTGGCTGCCCAGCCTGTGTGTGGACAGCTTTTTGATCATGCTCGGTTTTGGCGGCCCGGAGGTGATCATTCCGTGGCATGTGACCATCGTGGCTGCGGAAAGCCTGTTCACCGCGGCGGGATTGCGTTCGATTTTCGGCATTCCCAAAGGACGCGCCTTGACGCTGGGGGGATTGGCCGGAGTGATGTTCTTGATCCTGGCCGGATCGGTGATCCGTTGATTATGGAATCCCTTCCCAAAAGGGATTGACCGATATGCCCTGGTTTGCGAAACTTCCCATGATGGCAGGGATTTTTCTGGTGCGTGGTGGGCAACCAAGGAGGCTCGGGGGGGTCGGGCGAGGATGAGACTTTTGGAGTCCCTCTCTTTTCAGGTGAAGTTGTTGCTGATCCTGCTCATTCCGTTGAGCGGGATTTTGGGGTTGGGAATCGTCGGCGTCCAGGAAAAACGGATCCTCACCGATCAGATGGAACGGATGAACCGTCTTTCCGGTCTGGTGGTGAACATCAGCGATCTGGTCCACGAGATCCAGCGGGAACGGGGCGTGACCGCCGGGTTTCTGGGCAGTCGGGGGGAGCGCTTTCGGGAGGATCTCACCCGTCAGCGACCCGGTACCGATCAGGCACTGAAACGCCTGACCCAACGACTCGCCACCCTGCATTTTTCCGGAGTCCGGGAAGACGATTCCACCGGCTTCATCCGGACCGCCCTGGAACCCATGCAACGCCTGGAGACGCTGCGACGTCGCATGGACGCCCTGGAGATGTCCAGCGGGGATGCCATCGATTATTACTCCGGGGTTAACGGGGGGTTGCTTCAAGCCATCGATCGGCTCTCCGGCCTGACCGCCACGGTGGAGATGTCCACCCTCACCAAAAATTACAATAATTTTTTGCAAGGCAAGGAACGGACCGCGCAGGA contains the following coding sequences:
- a CDS encoding MBL fold metallo-hydrolase, with product MISRFQEIHAGITRIDVEYTRSGFAAAWLIREGERAAFVETGPLPSVPILLEALTRQGLTPEAVSAVIVTHVHLDHAGAAGELLRHLPNATLYLHAQGVKHLVDPSRLVEGAKVVYGEERFLATLGGAVPIDPARMHTPVDGESLDLAGRSLVFLDTPGHSLNHLCVLDTRSNGLFTGDAFGLSYRVFDGGIRPLIVPATTPTQFDIDQSRATVRRLAALQPDWLYLTHFGPLRFESGLADDLDAQLAGYQQVAEQEGADLSIPALTAALAELTKAHGRRIGMPEVPDWEMFAMDLNLNAQGLAIWRERALRRAAG
- a CDS encoding cyclic nucleotide-binding domain-containing protein, coding for MLFDSEKPSLGREFADGEVILREGDVGDCLYVILEGQAEVVVDDGGEEPLRLAVLEKDGFFGEMSLFSDYPRVATVRALGPVRVMTVDKRGLLRWLGDDPTLSLRILLKMVERIRLLVSEVIRLRKALRERGDG